The following are from one region of the Candidatus Hydrogenedentota bacterium genome:
- a CDS encoding CPBP family intramembrane metalloprotease, with protein sequence MAGPSTNKKIAGVGAYVFVVLLVDALAATGARWRLDVGVVDFTVNWSVFLWRGDGSLSQFDFFKFVFWLVIPATFSFRTLDWGYFGFARWKRADVPLLIAMGAVGLACVLAILFIPQLREYYHSRADASWSEKLAALRQMALWNISWLPGWEFLHRYFLLRPFVERWPKWGWVVVPVSEALYHLQKDPIEMAAMFVAGIVFTLWTVARKNLMLPLIVHAAVEVGLAVFLVLV encoded by the coding sequence ATGGCCGGGCCAAGTACAAACAAGAAAATCGCGGGGGTTGGCGCGTACGTCTTCGTCGTGCTGCTCGTCGACGCGCTCGCGGCGACTGGGGCGCGCTGGCGACTGGATGTCGGCGTTGTGGACTTTACCGTCAACTGGTCAGTCTTCTTGTGGCGCGGCGATGGATCATTGTCACAGTTTGATTTCTTCAAGTTTGTTTTTTGGCTTGTGATTCCGGCCACGTTCAGTTTTCGCACGCTGGATTGGGGCTATTTCGGGTTCGCGCGATGGAAGCGTGCCGACGTGCCCCTCCTCATCGCAATGGGTGCGGTGGGCTTAGCATGCGTACTCGCCATTCTATTCATTCCGCAATTGCGTGAATACTATCACTCACGCGCTGACGCATCGTGGAGCGAAAAACTCGCCGCACTGCGCCAGATGGCGCTGTGGAACATCTCGTGGCTGCCGGGTTGGGAGTTCTTGCATCGGTACTTCCTGTTGCGACCGTTCGTAGAGCGTTGGCCGAAATGGGGGTGGGTTGTCGTCCCGGTTTCGGAAGCGCTCTACCATCTTCAGAAGGACCCCATCGAAATGGCGGCCATGTTTGTCGCGGGCATCGTATTCACGCTGTGGACCGTTGCGCGCAAGAACCTCATGCTTCCGTTGATCGTGCACGCCGCGGTGGAGGTGGGGCTTGCGGTGTTCCTTGTGTTGGTCTAA
- a CDS encoding RNA-binding protein: protein MNLYVGNLSYNTTESSLRKAFEAFGAVDSARIIIDKMTDKSKGFAFVEMPNAAEAKAAIEGLDGKDLDGRPLRVNEARPKTEGGGGGGRGGYRGGGGGGGRGRDW, encoded by the coding sequence ATGAACCTGTACGTCGGAAATCTGTCTTATAACACGACAGAATCGTCGCTCCGCAAAGCGTTTGAAGCGTTTGGCGCGGTCGACTCCGCCCGAATCATCATCGACAAGATGACGGACAAGTCGAAGGGTTTCGCTTTCGTCGAGATGCCTAACGCCGCCGAAGCCAAGGCAGCGATCGAAGGCCTTGACGGCAAGGACCTCGATGGTCGCCCGCTTCGCGTGAACGAAGCGCGCCCCAAGACGGAAGGCGGCGGCGGTGGTGGCCGTGGCGGATATCGTGGCGGCGGTGGCGGCGGTGGCCGCGGCCGCGACTGGTAA
- the nth gene encoding endonuclease III: MPSFKQTQSANRERAAQVLERLRLQYPDATCSLDFKEPLQLMIATILAAQCTDERVNIVTKSLFKRFKKPQDYLNANDGELEEAIHSCGFYRQKAKSIRSACAKIIENYGGKVPGTMEELLTLDGVGRKTANVILGECFGVPGVIVDTHCTRLTNRLGFTKSDDPKVIEQDIMKIVPRDEWNTFSHCMVFHGRAICSARAPLCSQCPVKDLCPFPSTAQGKKIAR, encoded by the coding sequence GTGCCGTCGTTCAAGCAGACACAATCCGCCAATCGCGAACGCGCCGCGCAAGTGCTCGAACGATTGCGCCTGCAATACCCCGATGCGACGTGCTCGCTCGACTTCAAGGAACCTCTACAACTGATGATCGCGACCATCCTGGCCGCGCAATGCACCGACGAACGTGTCAACATCGTCACCAAATCGCTCTTCAAACGGTTCAAGAAACCGCAAGACTACCTGAACGCGAACGACGGCGAATTGGAGGAGGCGATTCATTCGTGCGGGTTCTATCGCCAAAAGGCGAAAAGCATACGCAGCGCGTGCGCGAAGATCATCGAGAATTACGGGGGGAAAGTCCCGGGCACGATGGAAGAATTGCTTACACTGGACGGCGTGGGACGCAAGACCGCAAACGTGATTCTCGGCGAATGTTTCGGTGTCCCCGGCGTCATCGTTGATACCCACTGCACGCGCTTGACGAACCGCCTGGGCTTTACCAAGAGCGACGATCCGAAAGTGATCGAACAAGACATTATGAAGATCGTTCCGCGGGACGAGTGGAACACATTCTCCCACTGCATGGTATTCCACGGCCGCGCCATCTGCAGCGCTCGCGCGCCCCTCTGTTCGCAATGCCCTGTGAAGGACCTCTGCCCGTTCCCGAGCACCGCGCAAGGGAAGAAGATTGCGAGATAG
- a CDS encoding tetratricopeptide repeat protein produces MPYATPQGWRVLQLGLVGAMGAMVLVFSGCQSTPGYTGGKPNNHGLNGPTTGTSSNAGNVDQARRRIQAGDTTAAIPQLLHVISSAPTSKPAFDARYWLAVAYAKVGSYPESLEMYEEYLRLAPEGRYAANARNEMDALEREYREKYQTAEEMDAVVKELSAQLQQNPQDVALLMKLANVLWTRGDYESAARIYNDVLRAHPERADDVELRDRIARLPQGGYVVLTPSEIQRRETERQPLFVFNTASFKSGKDLFTREPLYYAVTGQVVNQSSSVLYGVEVIITVYGFGNMVYDTNTVHIGRMNPGEIRAFSSRFSNFDNIEEVQRYECVAASK; encoded by the coding sequence ATGCCTTACGCAACGCCACAGGGCTGGCGGGTGCTCCAACTGGGTCTAGTCGGCGCGATGGGAGCGATGGTCTTGGTCTTCTCCGGGTGCCAGTCGACGCCGGGCTACACCGGGGGCAAACCCAACAATCACGGCCTTAATGGTCCCACGACCGGCACCAGCTCAAACGCCGGAAACGTTGACCAGGCCCGTAGACGCATCCAAGCCGGCGATACGACCGCGGCTATTCCCCAGTTGTTGCACGTGATCAGCAGTGCACCCACGTCGAAGCCCGCCTTCGATGCGCGGTACTGGCTGGCTGTGGCATATGCCAAGGTCGGCAGCTACCCCGAGTCGTTGGAAATGTACGAGGAGTACCTCCGTCTCGCGCCCGAAGGGCGGTACGCGGCAAATGCCAGAAACGAGATGGATGCGCTCGAAAGGGAGTACCGGGAAAAGTACCAGACCGCCGAGGAGATGGACGCTGTCGTGAAGGAATTGTCCGCCCAGCTACAGCAAAACCCGCAGGACGTTGCGCTTCTGATGAAACTCGCAAACGTCTTATGGACGCGCGGCGACTACGAGAGCGCCGCGAGGATTTACAACGACGTGCTGAGGGCGCACCCCGAGCGGGCCGATGACGTGGAGCTGCGCGACCGCATTGCGCGGCTGCCCCAGGGTGGATATGTGGTGCTGACGCCGTCCGAGATTCAACGGCGCGAGACGGAGCGTCAGCCGTTGTTCGTGTTCAATACGGCATCCTTCAAGAGTGGAAAGGACCTGTTTACGAGAGAACCGCTCTACTACGCCGTGACGGGCCAGGTTGTGAACCAGAGTTCAAGCGTCTTATACGGCGTGGAAGTGATTATTACCGTCTATGGATTCGGCAATATGGTGTATGACACGAACACCGTTCACATCGGGCGAATGAACCCGGGCGAAATCCGGGCGTTCAGTTCGCGATTCAGCAACTTTGACAATATCGAAGAAGTACAACGCTACGAGTGCGTGGCGGCGAGCAAGTAA
- a CDS encoding BatA domain-containing protein: MGGWTIAWTNPALIAGALAVLVPYLVHLLTKRTPRTLVFPTIQFLRRAHANQSALFRMRDVVLLLVRTAFVSLLLLAFLKPVLRARAMVGDDNKRQAAVVVLDASMSMRYMGGTPFARAQQAAEKVLDHLDRGGVVNVILAGASPAASLDAPGENTAPLRRDLLSMTTAPERADVDSALAEAVRQLQPFSDHVQTIYLVSDFQRSNWSSAKFDSVPEDIKLVFLPVGDSVTANWAITDVLVRPRSPVLSETVEIVCTVANYSSQPVDVPVRLSLREIAPQSPDNPERTEFEKPVSLAPGSSGTASFRFRAAHTGAFEGTAQVPDDALDDDNARYFTVHVDEQIDVLVVSDAANETRSSAHFVWRALDPHAGAANGQPARRASAMRTRVVRARDLDLRADPPHVLVLDGAGPLSESAVAELHSYLAGGGAAIYFLSDVLDKGNLESLALVAKDGYVAPLALAAMIDRADVPDSPGKLTEVKREDPIFRRFQDTEEISQLAFYRYFTTERLEGRGEVLARYDDGNIALGKGTAGAGALLLCNFSAGRDASTLAQTPAFVPLLHEMVKSARPSESVAGGATVGFTAAGSVSVMEADTGLLILAPSGKTVNASTERRGESLSVLLQAAHERGFYRINDGSLHLGSIAVNVDARESDLLPLNEAQLRELSASPGRKIASMAAQSARPIDALLEGVPIWPYLLVAALGLLGVEQLFLIVLKR; this comes from the coding sequence GTGGGCGGCTGGACCATTGCGTGGACGAATCCCGCGCTGATCGCCGGCGCGCTGGCTGTTCTCGTCCCGTACCTCGTCCACCTGCTCACCAAGCGCACGCCGCGCACGCTCGTCTTCCCGACGATTCAATTCCTCAGGCGCGCGCATGCCAACCAGTCGGCGCTCTTTCGCATGCGTGACGTTGTTCTCTTGCTCGTGCGTACCGCGTTTGTCTCGTTACTCCTGCTTGCTTTTCTCAAACCCGTGCTCCGCGCGCGCGCGATGGTGGGAGACGATAACAAACGCCAGGCCGCGGTGGTCGTCCTCGATGCGTCGATGAGCATGCGGTACATGGGCGGTACGCCATTCGCCCGCGCGCAGCAGGCGGCGGAAAAAGTCTTGGATCATCTCGATCGCGGCGGCGTCGTCAATGTGATCCTTGCCGGAGCGTCACCGGCCGCGTCGCTTGACGCGCCAGGCGAAAACACGGCCCCGTTGCGGCGAGACTTACTTTCGATGACAACGGCGCCCGAGCGTGCGGACGTTGACTCGGCGCTGGCGGAAGCCGTCCGGCAATTGCAGCCGTTCTCCGATCACGTTCAGACGATATATCTCGTTTCAGACTTCCAGCGTTCGAACTGGTCCTCCGCCAAATTCGATTCAGTCCCCGAAGACATCAAACTTGTTTTTCTGCCCGTCGGCGACTCGGTCACCGCAAATTGGGCAATAACGGATGTCTTGGTGCGGCCGCGTTCGCCGGTACTTTCGGAAACGGTGGAGATTGTATGTACGGTCGCAAACTATAGCAGCCAACCTGTCGACGTGCCGGTGCGGCTTTCGTTGCGCGAAATCGCGCCGCAATCGCCGGACAACCCGGAGCGTACAGAATTTGAAAAGCCCGTCAGTCTCGCGCCCGGCTCGTCGGGCACGGCCAGTTTTCGGTTTCGGGCGGCGCATACAGGCGCTTTCGAAGGGACAGCGCAGGTACCCGACGATGCATTGGACGACGACAATGCGCGCTACTTTACGGTGCACGTGGACGAACAGATCGACGTTCTTGTCGTAAGCGATGCGGCGAACGAAACCCGGTCCAGCGCGCATTTCGTTTGGCGCGCGCTCGACCCGCACGCGGGTGCGGCGAACGGTCAACCCGCACGGCGCGCGTCGGCTATGCGCACCCGGGTGGTTCGCGCCCGGGACCTCGACCTTCGCGCCGACCCACCGCACGTGCTGGTGTTGGATGGGGCAGGGCCGCTGTCCGAAAGCGCAGTCGCCGAGCTTCATTCGTATCTCGCCGGCGGCGGCGCGGCGATCTACTTCTTGTCCGACGTGCTGGACAAAGGAAATCTCGAATCGCTCGCACTTGTTGCGAAAGACGGTTATGTGGCGCCGCTTGCCCTCGCGGCGATGATTGATCGCGCGGACGTCCCGGATTCACCGGGGAAGCTCACTGAAGTAAAACGCGAGGACCCCATCTTCCGACGGTTCCAGGATACAGAGGAGATTTCCCAACTTGCTTTTTACCGCTACTTCACGACGGAGCGATTGGAAGGCCGGGGCGAAGTTCTCGCGCGCTATGACGACGGGAACATCGCGTTGGGAAAAGGGACCGCAGGCGCCGGCGCTCTGCTCTTGTGCAACTTCTCCGCAGGTCGCGATGCGAGCACGCTCGCGCAGACGCCTGCATTCGTGCCGTTGCTGCACGAGATGGTCAAGAGTGCGCGGCCCAGCGAGAGCGTAGCCGGAGGCGCAACCGTTGGCTTCACTGCGGCCGGCAGCGTTTCGGTCATGGAGGCGGATACCGGGCTGCTCATATTAGCGCCATCCGGGAAAACGGTAAACGCGTCCACCGAACGCCGCGGAGAAAGCCTTTCCGTCCTATTGCAGGCGGCGCACGAACGCGGGTTCTATCGAATCAACGACGGTTCACTGCACCTGGGTTCGATTGCGGTGAATGTCGATGCGCGCGAAAGCGATTTGCTGCCGTTGAACGAGGCGCAGTTGCGGGAACTTTCGGCGTCGCCGGGACGGAAAATAGCAAGCATGGCAGCGCAATCGGCACGCCCGATTGACGCGCTTCTGGAAGGTGTTCCGATCTGGCCGTATTTGTTGGTCGCAGCGCTCGGACTTCTCGGCGTTGAACAACTTTTCTTGATTGTGCTCAAGAGATAA
- a CDS encoding DUF4159 domain-containing protein, giving the protein MALATLMTLTVTPSTSRAGAANPSDNEARLELVQCANLIYAGSKTSHCFSDKFLRELGDISFIVADRQFTPAKLSTEEVFNFPFAIMTGEGAFSLFEEERKHLKSYLERGGFLLASAGCSSPDWDRSFRREFKLLFPDQELTKIQMDHPIFHLIYDIKRVNLKNGGTTLLEGLELGGKIVLIYSSEGLNDVASVQGCCCCGGNEIRNAKEVNTNIIAYALTH; this is encoded by the coding sequence GTGGCCCTTGCCACGTTGATGACGCTCACGGTTACTCCATCCACGTCGCGGGCGGGCGCAGCCAATCCGTCCGACAACGAAGCCCGCCTGGAACTGGTGCAGTGCGCGAACTTGATCTACGCGGGGTCGAAAACTTCGCACTGTTTCAGCGACAAGTTCCTGCGCGAGCTTGGCGACATCTCGTTTATTGTTGCCGATCGTCAGTTTACGCCGGCGAAACTAAGCACCGAGGAAGTGTTCAATTTCCCGTTCGCGATTATGACCGGCGAGGGCGCGTTCTCCCTGTTCGAGGAGGAACGAAAACATCTCAAGTCCTATCTCGAGCGTGGAGGTTTTCTACTCGCCTCGGCGGGATGCTCTTCCCCGGATTGGGACCGGTCGTTCCGGCGCGAATTCAAGTTGCTGTTTCCCGATCAGGAACTCACGAAGATACAGATGGATCATCCCATCTTTCATCTCATCTACGACATCAAGCGCGTGAATCTCAAGAACGGTGGCACGACACTTCTCGAGGGACTTGAATTGGGCGGCAAGATAGTTTTGATCTACTCGTCCGAAGGTCTCAACGACGTTGCCAGCGTGCAGGGCTGCTGCTGCTGCGGTGGAAATGAAATCCGCAACGCCAAGGAAGTGAATACAAACATCATCGCGTATGCACTCACGCACTGA
- a CDS encoding thioredoxin family protein, with translation MFVAAFAPAGLAQTIPWSSDYVASIEKAGTGGKPVLIDFTAVWCGWCKRLDEEVYADASAVNALKDFVCLKIDVNEQKNLALAYNVQSMPRTIVLNVHGEIVGDLTGYVPLGTFLEFIEGLKDDLTRKTGGTMKPDVRVPVTPLEKAQPAIMPDTPVDEMLQLLGDRDPKVRAEAIKVIDEKPERLQILVSALASDALGTRITAYETIRKFGGSELKFDPWAPKAERVEALTAWQRWAEQATEDRAEEVAP, from the coding sequence TTGTTTGTCGCCGCTTTTGCGCCTGCAGGGCTCGCGCAGACTATCCCTTGGTCGTCCGACTACGTAGCGTCCATTGAAAAAGCGGGTACCGGCGGCAAGCCGGTGCTTATCGATTTCACGGCAGTATGGTGCGGCTGGTGCAAGCGTCTCGATGAAGAAGTGTATGCCGACGCGTCAGCCGTCAACGCGCTGAAAGACTTCGTTTGTCTCAAGATCGATGTGAATGAACAGAAGAACCTTGCGCTCGCATACAATGTTCAGTCCATGCCGCGCACAATTGTGCTAAACGTACACGGCGAAATCGTTGGCGACCTCACCGGATACGTGCCGCTTGGGACGTTTCTGGAATTCATCGAGGGACTCAAGGACGACTTGACCCGTAAGACCGGGGGGACCATGAAACCGGACGTGCGTGTGCCGGTCACACCGCTGGAAAAGGCGCAACCTGCAATTATGCCCGATACTCCTGTAGACGAAATGCTTCAATTGCTCGGCGATCGCGATCCGAAAGTCCGCGCCGAAGCGATAAAGGTGATAGACGAAAAGCCCGAGCGACTCCAAATTTTGGTGTCCGCACTGGCAAGTGACGCGCTCGGTACGCGGATTACGGCATACGAAACGATCCGAAAATTTGGTGGTTCTGAACTGAAGTTTGATCCCTGGGCGCCAAAGGCCGAGCGAGTTGAGGCGCTAACTGCGTGGCAACGATGGGCCGAGCAAGCCACGGAAGACCGGGCGGAGGAAGTAGCCCCGTAA
- a CDS encoding MoxR family ATPase has product MAVNPAVTQHGELELAQEFARKVHELQAELHTVIVGQDRILREVLTTLFARGHGLIIGVPGLAKTLLVKTLAQALGWEFKRIQFTPDLMPSDITGTEILQTDPATGQRVMTFVKGPLFANLILADEINRTPPKTQAALLEAMQELTVTAAGTTYRLDPPFFVLATQNPIEHEGTYPLPEAQLDRFMFSINISYPNRDEELQIVNETTTADLPVVRAMFTKDEVLRYQALVRRVPVSSHVLEYAVDLARMSRPSESKQNAFVNEYVEWGAGPRASQYLVLGAKALALLDGRPSPSCDDVREIAGPVLQHRVLPNYKAAGEGITPAQIIESLLKSVKEPDYRGR; this is encoded by the coding sequence ATGGCTGTAAATCCTGCGGTAACGCAACACGGCGAACTCGAATTGGCCCAGGAATTCGCACGTAAAGTGCACGAACTTCAGGCCGAACTGCACACAGTCATCGTAGGCCAGGACCGAATCCTGCGCGAAGTGCTGACAACGCTTTTCGCGCGGGGCCACGGCCTCATCATCGGCGTCCCCGGTTTGGCGAAGACGCTGCTCGTGAAGACGTTGGCCCAGGCGCTGGGCTGGGAGTTCAAGCGCATCCAGTTCACCCCGGATTTGATGCCGTCGGACATCACCGGAACTGAGATTCTTCAGACCGATCCGGCGACGGGCCAGCGAGTTATGACATTCGTGAAAGGCCCGCTCTTCGCGAATCTCATCCTTGCCGACGAAATAAATCGCACTCCGCCAAAGACCCAGGCGGCGCTGCTCGAAGCCATGCAGGAATTGACGGTGACTGCGGCAGGCACGACGTACCGGCTCGATCCGCCCTTCTTCGTATTGGCCACGCAGAATCCAATCGAGCATGAAGGGACCTACCCGTTGCCGGAGGCACAACTGGATCGATTCATGTTCAGCATCAACATTTCGTATCCCAACCGCGATGAGGAACTGCAAATCGTGAATGAAACGACGACAGCGGACTTACCTGTCGTTCGCGCGATGTTCACGAAGGACGAGGTTTTGCGGTATCAGGCGCTCGTACGGCGCGTTCCGGTCTCCTCGCACGTACTGGAATACGCCGTGGACCTCGCGCGCATGTCACGGCCAAGCGAGAGCAAGCAGAACGCGTTTGTAAACGAGTATGTCGAATGGGGCGCAGGGCCGCGCGCATCGCAGTACCTCGTGCTCGGCGCCAAGGCGCTCGCGCTGCTCGATGGCCGGCCGTCTCCGTCGTGCGACGATGTGCGGGAAATAGCGGGGCCCGTACTCCAGCATCGTGTACTTCCGAACTACAAAGCCGCGGGCGAGGGAATCACTCCAGCGCAGATAATCGAATCGTTACTGAAAAGCGTGAAGGAACCGGACTACCGGGGGCGGTAG
- a CDS encoding DUF58 domain-containing protein, with product MALSRTSTKRSSPPPLPAQPTSANRPGTSGWKYLSPAELTGLKNMLFAARIIVEGAYAGRHRSPYKGSAAEFIDYREYYPGDEIRTIDWKAFARTDRHFVKLFQRETDMACHIVLDRSASMGYGGKAFRSYFPTLEVSKLEYGSYLAAALAYLLVKQGDRVGLTLFDEKVTAHVPAGSTFPHLYAILNTLEKQKPGKKTSVSRALQDTFALHKRRGMLIVISDLLDDPVSVFRALDMFRHRRFEVVLFHVLHRYELTLPPLDSVNFVDAESSETLTARPGDIAESYERELGNYLSHVANGARARGIDYNLVNTSTPHAVALQKYLLYRSAQ from the coding sequence ATGGCCCTCAGCAGGACCAGCACGAAGCGATCCTCGCCGCCGCCGCTTCCCGCACAGCCAACCTCGGCAAACCGCCCGGGGACCTCGGGATGGAAGTACTTAAGTCCCGCCGAACTCACCGGACTGAAGAACATGCTCTTCGCCGCGCGCATCATCGTGGAAGGCGCGTATGCCGGGCGCCATCGCTCGCCGTACAAGGGGTCCGCGGCGGAGTTCATCGATTACCGCGAGTACTATCCCGGCGACGAAATCCGCACGATCGATTGGAAGGCGTTTGCGCGGACCGATCGGCACTTCGTGAAGCTTTTCCAGCGCGAAACGGACATGGCGTGCCATATTGTGCTGGACCGGAGCGCTTCGATGGGGTATGGCGGCAAGGCGTTTCGGTCGTACTTTCCCACACTGGAAGTCTCCAAACTCGAATACGGATCGTACCTCGCGGCGGCGCTTGCGTATTTGCTTGTTAAGCAAGGCGACCGGGTGGGCTTAACGTTATTCGACGAGAAAGTTACCGCCCATGTGCCGGCGGGCAGCACGTTTCCGCATCTGTACGCGATTCTCAATACGTTGGAGAAGCAAAAGCCCGGCAAGAAGACATCCGTGTCCCGAGCGCTTCAGGATACGTTTGCGCTGCACAAGCGGCGCGGCATGCTAATCGTTATCAGCGATCTGCTTGACGATCCCGTCAGCGTCTTTCGCGCACTGGACATGTTCCGGCACCGGCGCTTCGAGGTTGTTCTGTTTCACGTCCTGCACCGGTACGAATTGACGCTTCCACCATTGGACAGCGTGAACTTCGTCGATGCTGAAAGCAGCGAAACGCTGACGGCGCGACCGGGCGACATTGCGGAGTCGTACGAAAGGGAGCTTGGGAACTACCTGAGCCACGTCGCCAACGGAGCGCGCGCGCGAGGCATCGATTACAACCTCGTTAACACATCGACGCCGCATGCCGTCGCCCTGCAGAAGTATCTGCTCTACCGGAGCGCGCAGTAG
- the polX gene encoding DNA polymerase/3'-5' exonuclease PolX gives MTKKAVAAVLEEIAVLLELSGENPFKARSYTNVARALEQHEEDIDTLVREKRLRQIKGVGDALEQKIEELVTTGKLGYHEELRARFPESLFELFKIPGLGAKRIKTLYEDMKIETLVQLENACTRGTIAELKGFGDKMQQKILDGITFARRHQGMFHVHKALAEATRLRDWLTKETSVIRIEIAGSLRRRKEVIKDIDIVASSKKPEALMKRFVEAEGVDHITGHGETKSSVVLKSGIAADLRVVTDEEFPYALHHFTGSKDHNVAMRQRAKDRHLKMNEYGLFSGDTLVKCKDETAIFKKLGLPYIPPELREDLGELELEQTPRLVEQGDLVGLIHCHSTYSDGTATIEQMARAAKDRGYKYMVLADHSQTAAYAGGLVPAAVRKQHKEIDSINDKLKGFRVFKCIESDIRADGSLDYDDDLLKSFELIIASVHSGLTMTEAEATKRVVKAIENPYSAILGHLTGRLLLAREGYPLDMEKVVDACVRNRVAIEINANPHRLDMDWRHIRRARDQGAMFSIGPDAHSIEGIDDVQYGVGIARKGWLGPEHLINCMSAERLIAWRKGN, from the coding sequence ATGACCAAGAAAGCTGTTGCTGCCGTCTTAGAAGAGATTGCGGTCCTACTCGAGTTGTCCGGGGAGAATCCGTTCAAGGCTCGGTCGTATACGAATGTCGCGCGGGCGCTCGAGCAACACGAGGAGGATATCGACACACTCGTGCGCGAGAAGCGATTGCGCCAGATTAAGGGAGTTGGCGACGCGCTGGAGCAGAAGATTGAGGAGTTGGTCACGACCGGGAAACTTGGTTACCACGAGGAACTGCGCGCGCGGTTTCCCGAGTCCTTATTCGAATTGTTCAAGATTCCCGGGCTGGGCGCGAAGCGAATCAAGACGCTTTACGAGGACATGAAGATTGAGACGCTCGTCCAACTTGAAAACGCCTGCACGCGCGGGACCATCGCCGAATTGAAAGGGTTCGGCGACAAGATGCAGCAGAAGATCCTCGATGGCATCACGTTTGCCCGGCGGCATCAGGGAATGTTTCACGTGCACAAAGCCCTTGCCGAAGCGACCCGGTTGCGCGATTGGCTCACGAAAGAAACATCGGTAATCCGAATCGAAATCGCCGGGAGCCTGCGCCGGCGCAAGGAAGTGATCAAGGACATTGATATTGTCGCGTCTTCAAAGAAGCCGGAAGCATTAATGAAGCGGTTCGTCGAGGCGGAGGGCGTCGACCATATCACTGGCCACGGCGAAACGAAATCGAGCGTAGTCCTTAAATCGGGGATTGCCGCCGATCTGCGCGTGGTGACCGACGAGGAATTTCCGTACGCGCTGCACCACTTCACCGGCAGCAAGGACCACAACGTGGCAATGCGTCAACGCGCGAAAGACCGCCACCTCAAGATGAACGAGTACGGGCTGTTTAGCGGCGACACGCTGGTCAAGTGCAAAGACGAAACGGCCATTTTCAAAAAGCTCGGATTGCCGTACATACCACCCGAGCTGCGTGAGGATTTGGGCGAACTGGAACTGGAGCAGACACCGCGCCTAGTGGAGCAGGGCGATCTAGTCGGCCTGATCCATTGCCACTCGACGTACAGCGACGGGACGGCGACGATCGAGCAAATGGCCCGCGCCGCAAAGGACCGCGGATATAAATACATGGTGCTGGCGGACCACAGTCAAACGGCTGCGTACGCGGGCGGGCTTGTTCCGGCGGCCGTGAGGAAGCAGCACAAGGAAATCGATTCGATCAACGACAAACTGAAAGGGTTTCGCGTTTTCAAATGCATTGAGTCGGATATTCGCGCGGACGGATCGCTTGACTACGACGATGACCTGCTCAAGAGTTTTGAGTTGATCATCGCCTCCGTGCACAGCGGGTTGACGATGACCGAGGCCGAAGCGACGAAGCGCGTGGTCAAGGCCATCGAGAATCCGTACTCGGCAATCTTGGGCCATTTGACGGGCCGACTGCTGCTCGCGCGCGAAGGGTATCCGCTCGACATGGAGAAGGTCGTTGACGCATGCGTGCGAAACCGCGTTGCCATAGAAATCAACGCCAATCCGCACCGGCTCGATATGGACTGGCGGCACATCAGGCGCGCGCGCGACCAGGGCGCGATGTTCAGCATCGGTCCGGACGCGCACAGCATCGAAGGGATCGACGACGTGCAGTACGGTGTTGGAATTGCCCGGAAGGGATGGCTAGGTCCGGAACATCTCATCAACTGTATGAGCGCGGAAAGGCTCATCGCTTGGCGCAAAGGAAACTAG